caaactacagaggtagagaaatcacaccacagaaaagcctgcatttctcccctcaccactgaggggatccaggcaatggcctttgaggcggttaaaggtggatgccaagaatttcaggagtaatgtagctatgcctgaggcagtgcctgccaggctgcccttacagtcaacagggaggaggaggtgttcacctgccttcttttagatgctccagaaagcacaaattgctcctgtccagagacatttgctctgtgcttgaaatgggacctgagatcataggcgttcaggataattcaggttgaatggAAAACAGGAGGCCTATAGTGCAacatgctgctcaaagcagggtcagatagagggtcagaaaccaaggtccccctgccaaaggacttctgggggtgatagagcaggagaaggcagtagagggttgacggggtgatcccatggacaaaagggtttttccccttctcccgagaatgaaatcctcagctcttcagagagaacaagctgggaaATGAACTTcaccactaacatggaggtggagaagctcctgatCCCCTGACAtagagaggctggtccaaagaccaccaccccaatggcaccaggcCCGCAGGTATGCCTGCCTTCTTACTGGGGCACCCttcagccccaggcaggaggtatttggggaagagagtggggtttgcagcctgcagccctggccacccagcagctgtggtgggaccctgggggatggccggtgctggaaattACTGATAcaagggtctgggtctgggaggagtttcctggggcagtttctcctctgttcatgcagcaacaagctgcgctgcatctttgcactgaggcaccctgcttgagggcccccatgggaggagaacggtctacaggcccagcagatggccccaggaccttctctgcatgctccctgccagccctgcagaggacccagcacaggactcatcctcccagggctcacagctggacatccagtcctccagcagaGCATGGAGCCTAGTCTCAGGGTGACTtatggggtaaggaccagcatgcggcGTGgttgagattgtctgaaggaaatgtgctggggacacggcataagggacagcagctttggaggaagagcaagccttcaggcactgcacctggaagaaactactttattaaacagatactgtgagggagtcagctctgacccagtgttggacacaactttatatgggcaccagatgagatagagcagtctcagtgaaggtggaatgaatccaaccttTGGTGCAggaacatggtgacaaataataataacaacagtaatagtagtaatagTGCAAAcacagtgaacaaacaaagctcagtcctggtacgggacacagggggagtcatttgtggagagcaatggcaatgttaccactgctggaaaatgtccatgaaatcactttcgtcagggcatctttcagctccttgttcctcatgctatagatgagagggttcagagttggaggcacaactgcgtacagaacagttaccaccagatccatagctggggaggagatggaggggggcttcaggtaggcaaagatgatagtgctgacaaacagggagaccactgccaggtgagggatgcacgtggaaaaggctttgtttcggccctgctcagaggggatcctcagcacagcagtgaagatctgcatgtaggacagcacaatgaaaatgaaacacccaaatattacagaagcactaaatgcaataaccccaacttccctgaggtaggagtctgagcaggagagcttgaggatctggggaatctcacagaagaattgctccacgatattgccttggcagagtggtattgaaaaggtgttagcagtgtgcaggagagcattgacaaaactactgccccaggcagctgctgccattttgacacaagctctgctgcccatgagggtctcgtagtgcaggggtttacaaatggcaatgtagcgatcataggccatgactgtgaggagataatactctgatgcaaataaaaaaaagaagaaaaagacctgggcagcacatcctgagtaggaaatggccctggtgtcccacagggaattggccatggatttggggacagtgacagagatggagccaaggtccagaacagagaggatgaggaggaagaagtacatgggggtgtggaggcggtggtcgcaggttacagctgtgatgaggaggccattgcccaggagggcagccaggcagatgcccaggaagagcgagaagtgcaagagctgcagctcccgcttgtctgcaaatgccaggaggaggaactcattgagggagctgctgttggactttttgctgtctctgggcatgggggacaaATCGGTATTTCTTCCaccaagattaatacccttcctgaagatttctactctttcattataggaaaacactgacattaaaatgaaccaatcatttgagctgaggaaagtgtgctcctgtttttgaaatgttgaaaacagttcttcacctttccaggcagagctcaggggtccaaccacaagcacccagtggcacttggagaggcccctgtgtctctgagggacctgcctgggcctggcagctctcgcaggggacctgcgggagactggagcccctcgagctgcagaaggaggctgagcagaggggatctgGGTGCCTGCAATGACACCACCCTTCTGTGACGCTGTGACTgactcccaccccagctctgaaaatcacttttcttttcaGACAAAACAATAATGCAAAATTGCCCCAAAATACTAGTATGCTAAAGCAGAGCAAATCCAGAAAGACATtaagaatacaaaaatattaaaaactggaaagtgtaaaacatttctttgctttaaatctttttcttaatttccttcttgtttcatttttaatgccattttctaagcacttctgttataatcaggcctacaccattaaacaagatatttttgtgtctcacacaaagCCCTAAGAGCTCAGAAAACCACCtgctgcccatggctgtccatgccactcctcactctttgcacagagcacgtcgcgctctgaggtgtt
The DNA window shown above is from Apteryx mantelli isolate bAptMan1 chromosome 11, bAptMan1.hap1, whole genome shotgun sequence and carries:
- the LOC136992985 gene encoding olfactory receptor 14J1-like is translated as MPRDSKKSNSSSLNEFLLLAFADKRELQLLHFSLFLGICLAALLGNGLLITAVTCDHRLHTPMYFFLLILSVLDLGSISVTVPKSMANSLWDTRAISYSGCAAQVFFFFFLFASEYYLLTVMAYDRYIAICKPLHYETLMGSRACVKMAAAAWGSSFVNALLHTANTFSIPLCQGNIVEQFFCEIPQILKLSCSDSYLREVGVIAFSASVIFGCFIFIVLSYMQIFTAVLRIPSEQGRNKAFSTCIPHLAVVSLFVSTIIFAYLKPPSISSPAMDLVVTVLYAVVPPTLNPLIYSMRNKELKDALTKV